From Vitis vinifera cultivar Pinot Noir 40024 chromosome 5, ASM3070453v1, the proteins below share one genomic window:
- the LOC100267622 gene encoding putative receptor-like protein kinase At3g47110, whose protein sequence is MEMPSSSLRLQWWLFLVNLIICISSLRLESLSSTPTFGNETDKLALLTIKHYLVDVPNGVLSSWNDSAFLPVAWGYMQSPTSEGHNEGDNYLTGQVPDSLGVLKDLYWLNLEFNNLGRGMSGDLNFPYSLPNVSSLRLINLHANNFRGVLPISIVNRSTQLQKLIIGGNKISGSIPKGIGNLISLTVFSAMRNNLTVSFPLQLACKLQNLRVFDLNWNRLSGLLPSTLGNSSQLYYLDTGYNNLEGNLPTSLRNCQNMEILFLDHNKLSGSVPENVTCHFNQLRSLYLQQNTFTGSLPTDVGQLKNLNQLLVSDNNLSGEIPRELGSCSVLEYLDMEKNSFQGNIPLSFSSLRGIRFLDLSCNVLPGTIPKELHLLESAKHGKGKHLSTKIVIAISITGASCLAFIVASVLLYGRKTAVMKSSSTFLRYGYLRVSYKELLKAASGFASSNLIGMGSFGSIYKGIVS, encoded by the exons ATGGAGATGCCAAGCTCTAGCTTGAGATTACAGTGGTGGCTTTTCCTTGTCAACCTCATCATTTGTATTAGTTCGCTTAGGTTGGAATCTCTTTCCAGCACGCCCACTTTTGGAAATGAAACTGATAAGCTTGCATTGCTCACCATCAAGCATTATCTGGTTGATGTTCCAAATGGAGTTCTGAGTTCCTGGAATGACTCTGCATTTCTGCCAGTGGCATGGGGTTACATGCAGTCGCCGACATCAGAGGGTCACAACGAGG GTGACAATTATCTAACTGGCCAAGTCCCTGATAGCTTAGGAGTGCTCAAGGATCTGTATTGGTTGAACCTTGAATTCAATAATTTAGGAAGGGGCATGTCAGGCGATTTAAATTTTCCATATTCTTTGCCCAATGTCAGCAGTTTAAGACTTATCAATCTACATGCCAATAATTTCCGGGGCGTGTTACCCATCTCCATTGTTAATCGATCAACCCAACTGCAGAAGCTTATCATAGGGGGCAACAAAATATCTGGAAGCATCCCAAAAGGTATTGGAAACCTGATCAGCTTAACTGTTTTCAGTGCAATGCGGAATAATCTCACTGTGTCATTCCCACTTCAATTGGCATGCAAGCTTCAGAATTTAAGAGTATTTGACTTAAATTGGAACAGGCTATCAGGTCTGCTGCCATCCACCCTCGGCAACTCAAGTCAACTATACTACCTTGACACGGGCTACAACAATTTGGAAGGGAACCTTCCTACTTCTCTCAGGAACTGCCAAAATATGGAAATTCTTTTCCTCGATCACAATAAGTTGAGTGGTAGTGTACCTGAAAATGTCACTTGTCATTTCAATCAGTTGAGATCACTCTACCTACAGCAAAACACATTCACCGGTTCTCTTCCAACAGATGTTGGTCAACTGAAAAACCTAAATCAGCTGCTTGTTTCTGACAACAACTTGTCAGGGGAAATCCCCAGGGAACTTGGCAGCTGTTCAGTATTAGAGTACCTCGACATGGAAAAAAACTCTTTCCAGGGAAACATCCCTCTGTCATTTAGCTCATTGAGAGGTATTCGGTTCCTAGACCTTTCATGCAACGTCTTGCCTGGAACGATTCCCAAAGAACTACATCTTCTTG AGTCAGCAAAGCATGGCAAAGGGAAGCATCTTTCAACCAAAATTGTTATAGCCATAAGCATTACTGGTGCTTCTTGCTTGGCTTTCATAGTGGCTTCAGTTCTCCTCTATGGGAGAAAAACGGCTGTAATGAAGTCTTCTTCCACCTTTTTAAGATATGGATACTTGAGGGTTTCTTACAAAGAGCTCCTCAAAGCAGCTAGTGGATTTGCTTCTTCCAACTTGATTGGCATGGGAAGTTTTGGTTCCATATACAAAGGAATTGTAAGTTGA
- the LOC104877416 gene encoding probable LRR receptor-like serine/threonine-protein kinase At3g47570 — translation MAECKVLRNIQLRNLLGIITSCSSVDNKGCDFKALVFEFMPNGNLDSWLYHESRNLSFRQRLDIAIDVAIALDYLHHQCQTPIVHGDLRPSNVLLDDDMVAHVGDFGLAKLLPEANEILSSDQTSSALMMGYIGYVAPEYGLGGSMWPQGDVYSYVILLLQMFTGRRPTESMFSDGLNLYTFSKMPLPERVMEIADSNLFRESDEAISNVGNQRETEGRMCHCLVSIARIGVACSEESVSDLMDIEDVVMELNIIKEVFLGAGIHRERYISASRWGRSISADD, via the exons ATGGCTGAGTGCAAGGTCCTCAGGAATATTCAGCTTCGGAATCTCCTTGGAATCATAACTTCATGTTCAAGTGTGGACAACAAAGGTTGTGATTTTAAGGCTCTAGTATTTGAGTTCATGCCTAATGGGAACCTAGATAGCTGGCTGTATCATGAATCCAGAAATTTAAGCTTCAGACAAAGATTGGATATCGCAATTGATGTGGCTATTGCTCTGGATTATCTTCATCACCAATGCCAGACACCAATTGTTCATGGTGATCTAAGGCCAAGCAATGTTCTTCTTGATGATGACATGGTTGCCCATGTTGGGGACTTCGGGTTAGCCAAGCTCCTTCCTGAAGCTAACGAGATTCTGAGTAGTGATCAAACCAGTTCGGCACTGATGATGGGATACATCGGTTATGTTGCTCCAG AATACGGATTAGGTGGCTCCATGTGGCCTCAAGGAGATGTGTACAGCTATGTCATCCTTTTGCTGCAGATGTTCACGGGAAGGAGACCAACAGAGAGCATGTTTTCAGATGGTTTGAACCTTTACACTTTCTCTAAGATGCCATTGCCAGAACGTGTAATGGAGATTGCGGATTCAAACTTGTTTAGGGAGTCAGATGAAGCAATTAGCAATGTAGGAAATCAACGTGAAACGGAAGGTAGAATGTGCCATTGCCTGGTTTCAATTGCCAGAATTGGAGTAGCATGTTCTGAAGAATCAGTTAGTGATCTAATGGACATCGAAGATGTGGTGATGGAACTGAATATCATTAAGGAAGTGTTTCTTGGGGCAGGAATCCATCGGGAGAGATATATCAGTGCAAGTAGGTGGGGAAGGAGCATCTCAGCTGATGACTGA